The stretch of DNA CTAGGACAGTAAAACTACAACAGAATAACTGTCGACAATTAGTAACGTAAGGATATTATTACTTCAGAGAGCTTACGTTAACCTTGTACAGCGATGTTGACTTGAAGGGTAgacttaacgttaacgttaggtgACGTTAACGTTAAGTCGCCGTGTTATCGCTGCTAGCTCAAGACGCTCTCGGCAGCTTCCTTACTATCAGCTGTCCAGTTAACATGCCATTCCTAACTATCCTAGGTGAAACTACGAAACGACCTTAGACTAACCGGCGTATTTGCTAGTTACCATTGTAGTACTCGTTAGGGTACGATTAGTCTACAAGTCGTATCAAGACCACCAACTGAAGGCCTGCTGAAATTACATTACAGCCATAGTCACAGTAATGCTAAGGTAATGAATGTAGCAGCTATGCTAATGTGTAACACCAGTCAACTGCTATCAGTATGGTATGTGGAGGGCTAAAGCTAacgaagttaacgttagctgcgACTTCAAATAATGCCAAATATGCATCGCCCTTCGAAGGGATTTGCTGGGCTAGTCTGTTAGCTTGCTAGTAAATTGCTTAGCCAAAAAAAGCTACAAGCTAACTTTAGCGGTTGACGACAACCATTACTTGACACTCACCTCACCTCCAATTAGGTTCAGTATGTAAGTGGGCAATCCAAGCGGACAGATGTCCCACGTTCTCTGACGGTTCGACCTGCCTGTGGTCGTTATGGGTTTCACAAAATTGTATATACAATCAATATCTTCCAGGCCGGTAATATTGCTACTAATCCCTTCCTCAGTTTCGCTTGACGCGGAGTGCCTGGTATGAGTCGAATGTGAGTGGCGCATGCGTCGCGTTTGAGTCGCGCATGCGCGTCActtcatatatttttatttttcaaatatATAACAAAAAAGCAATGACTTGTTGCCTTTCAGTAAAATATGACCGAGTATAGACACCGTCTTCCTGTACCTTAATGTTTACATTGCGACGTTTAGCCGTAACTGTTCATGCTTGAGCATGCGCCACTCACATCTACGTTCGACTCACATCAGGCAATGCAACGTGTCCTCAAAAGACTGGTACGAAAACTTGTGTCAAAATATATAGTGGCCTACACAAATGTATGTTTTGCTCAGTGATTTCATGGGATTAACCAACCCCACATAAAACGACAGAGAACGTGAGTTAACGTTTTTCAGCCGTATTAATTAAGAGGACTTAGAAAGAAATTTGCCATTTGTATCAAGACTGCATCATGACACAAGCAGCCTAAATTATGCTAAATTACACATCCGGTTTACATCCGTGTTTTGGCAATCTCGGGACTCGGCCGAAAACTGTTAAACCTTGTCAAATTAACAGTCCTGTTTATATTCTTGCATTTTCTCTGGTTGTACAGCATCTAAAAATTAGAATGTCGTGGAAAAGTTAATTTATTTCTCCGTAATTTATGTCAAatttattttaatatattttagaTTAATTTCACATaaagtaaaacatttcaaggctttattattatttttttttaatcttgatGATTAAGGTTTACATAGATACAAATTCAGTATCTGAAAATATTACAATTAAGAGTTTATAGTACAAAAATGCAAACCTTCtgaaaagtagcctaaataacTATAGTCTGATTTCATTTAATCTGAATTTATTTGCACTCAATACTTGACCGGGGCTCCTTTTGCATAAATTACTGCATCAATGTGCATGCATTACGCATGCAATGTGTTGTGGCATGAAGGCAGTCTGCCTGCAGCACTGCAGAGGTGTAATGGAAGCCCAGCTAGTAGTTTTGCCACTGTGCCTGTGCCAGGTCCTGCTGGTGGAAAAGGAAATTATTATACCATAAATGGAACACCatttacattaacatttattcatttagcagatgcttttatccaaagtgacttacatatgtcaactacattacaagggccattctccccagagcaacttggggttaagtgccttgctcaagggcacgacggtggaagctgggaattgagcCCACAACTTCAGGCGACTGCATGCTCTTAGTGACTATAATATAACACCATAATCAGTAAACCAGTTACTAGTTTTGGCACTGGGGGCATGTGCCAAGTCCTTCTGGTGGGAAAAGGAGCAGCATCTCCATAAAGCTTGTCAGCAGATTGAACCATGAGGTGCACTAAAATATCATGGTAGCCGGCTGGATTGACTCCGGACatgataaaacaaatacatcaatatagATAAAGCAAAAGCATGGTGGGTGAAATCAGTTGCTGCCATTTTATTGTACAAATTCATGAACACAGtattctttttgttttctttttatgaaTAATGTACAGTActgcacagtacagtacaacattgtgtttcctgtttttgtgtgtcattCTATCCAATGCTGAGGTTTAAATAAATTACAACCATAACTATAATCATATGAACATAAATGTGTGCATTGGTATAGAAAATAAGTACAGATATTGTGGCCAAAGTTTAACAGATGTTCAAAAACTTGGGTGTGCAACATTTGCATGTCTGGTCTGCTTTCTGAGTAGGCCTTTGTGTGGCTATATTAGGTTCCATGTAAACAATTCCATCACCTCATCATGTAAACTCCTTTCCCTTCTCTCACTCCATGCCACTTTCTATCCCTGCCCAATGGCATCctcatgccccccccctcctcccacccctctGTTTAGGCTACTCTGAATGCATCAGAGTGAAAACATTGAAATATTGACTAATCTCTTATAGGCCCTTGCACACAGTGCAGTGTGACAAATTTCCAGTACAATACCATCATAGTCACAGATCAACCCACTTTCACTAAAAACATTTTTTCTGTCTTCATTCCATTTCTGACACATTAAGCAAAATATTGTACGTCAATTACAGTTCCAGCATAAAATTACTGTAGATGTTATTAATATTACCATTTCAAACACATCCTTGCTGAAGTGAAGCACTGTACAAGGCAAGCCATTGTTTTCTCTGCAATTCTCTGTGATCAGGATTCTTCACTTAACTGAGATCATCTCATTTGCACTCCCTCTGTTGGTtatttaaaggaacatgccaccATTTTGAGAAATTGTTCACTGTCtctgccagagttagataagatgatacatacccttctcgtcTCTGTGCGTGCAGCAACTCAGTCCGAAGCACCCACTGTTAGCGTAGCTTAGCATAGTTCATTGAGGTGGGCAGTTCCAACTAGCCTATAGCACCCACAAGTGATAAAAGAACTCCAACATTTTCCCATTTACATGTTGTGACTTATATAGTTACAACATATACTCTACAAATATGCGATTTTCCAAGCATATGCAAACTTGGAACTATGTCCCCCTCAAAGTATATTACACAGCCTTGCCAGAGATTTTCTAataggagacacagcactcaaagaatcctccatagaaatgtatcgGGTTAGTTCAtaacaccaatatggcagttgtctacacatatccctaCACATACCATACCACATATGTAACCACATTTTgttgccttgctcaagtgctcttgagcaaagcacctaacccctcactgctcctcgagcgtcgctgtagcaggtagctcactgcgtcgggattagtgtgcgctttacctcactgtgtgttcactgtgtgctgagtgtggttcactaattcacggattgggataaatgcagagaccaaatttccctcacaggatcaaaagagtatatgtactTATACTTTACTGAAGGGATCTGACTCATATTGAGGTTGTACAATTTGTAGTATTCTCAGCCTGACCACTtttgcgctgtgtgtgtgtgtgtatttcaataGGGCCTACAGAGGTCAATAATCCACTCGGCTGATTGGCTGTGGACAAGGGGTAGTTAATTTGTAGTTTTGTGGTTTGGTCAGCATCAGAGTCAGAGAAAAGAATAACGCAATACTACTTGCTCCACAGTGCAACCAATTTATTGATCGTATACGTATATCCTAATGCAGCCCTAATGACTTCAACTGCAGTCTAATTTCACAGGGATGATCGCGTATTATTGCTTATTACCTTTTAGGTAATATAGAATATTTTCAGGTAAGAAGGCCTCTCTCTTAAAATTGTTTCTTTTAAATGTAATTGTGCAGTGATTGatttacataaaaataaatgtaaaacaaaaataattaattaatgatgagATATAGCTATGTCTAACTAGTGAAAGGGTGTAGTTTGACACGCCAAATGTTCACTTGTCTCTTTTTAGATCCATTAACGTCAAGATTCCATGACGTGCTATATGGAACTAGACCTACTGCATAGCGgtgcaaaatatgaccgccgctcagtcctgtacattctCTGCAAAATAAATTGTTCTTGTtaatttctctccatctcctactctatCCCCTAATCTGGCAACGCATTCTCACTATATGTCCACTAGGTGGCATTCACACAATTTACAATGGCTAGTGTCTTGTTATGGTCGTGCCTTAAAACCCTGAAGTGTCATTCGAatcttatttacacacacacgcacacacacgcacacacacacacacgcacacacacacacgcacacacacacacacgcatacacagccCAGACATAATAAATCCAAAATCTCAAAATTGGCCAGTAGTCTACATGGGGGAAATATGTTGCCTATCCTTTAACTGTATCTGCATCATTTTGATTGTAGCTCCTTATCTAATAGGCCTATCCATTCTAGTTTGTTTTTTGCCAATTGATCTTCATCACTACATGATCCCGACAGCCCTCCTTTTAATGTGAAAGGAGGGCATTTTATAATAAACCTACTAATAATAAAGAAGACTGTTTTTTTGTAGACATCTGTTGAGTATTTGCTTGAATGTAATGGTATGTAAATACATTGCTAGTCAGAGATGTGTTACTTTTATCACTTGAGCCCCTTCCCCCCGaaatgtctgtgcacgtccgtgCTTTTATCCCAAGTGAATTATTAATGAAAAgcaattaattcattcatttaatcatttcaTCTAAACAGAATTGTGGGTTTACAAAGGGGACACATCCTACTTGATTGCTGGTGGTTCCCCTTGAGGTTGGGAAAAGCAGTGGAACACATGCGCACAGAGAAATGATTTTGCGCACAGAGAAATGATTTCCCAATTCCCGAAATGAGAAAGGCCATGGGATTTTTTCACGAAAATAACTTCTGAATGTATACTTTAGAGGAACAGAGAATAGATTTATAGGTGTAATAAACGGCTAGAGTCCATTTTTCTATCACCTCCCTTAAAATGTCCAGTTCTAATTGTTCTTACCCAAAATGTTTGCTTGCATGATGCCCCTGCAGCACTGGGTACGGGCTTAGGAGCTGTCAAGCTGGTGTGATCCAACCTTCACTGTGCTGTTGTTTACTTTCGTTATACTATACGTTTATTTCTTTGAGGGATCATGTACAAAATGCATTAATCACAAAAAGATAGTGTTTTGTACCAAATTTAGCCACCTGCACCTGAGTTCCATCTGCAGCCCCTGACGTGGTTGGGTACTTTTGTCTATGTTTCCAGCACAGCTTTTCCATCAGCTGACTCTAGATAGCTAAACAGAAGTATGGGGACATTTGACACTTTAATTCCATCATAACCAGTTCATGAAATGAAAAATATgtcaatatacagtacattctgAGTATAAACGCAAATCCAGCCTTGCCTTACTGATATGAATGAAGGTTTTGGCTGGCTGCTGTTGGTTTGCCTTGCCGCGTCTCCATGTATTATTCTGAGAATTCTGGTGCTTGGTTGGTTTTGTTTGCATAAGGCCCCTGAGAGACAGTGGTGTTGTCATAGGTTGGCGATTTCCTTTCACTGACGGaaccctcttcctcttctctggtgtcttcctcactctctcacacactcacacagacttaGACAAACTTACACAAACTCACGTATCTCacttacacattcacacagacatacacaaacgcacacacacacacacacacacacgtttctcaTGCAACATCactcaatcatacacacacactcacttaatcTCTCTGTtccggacacaaacacacattttctcacatATCTCATGCAACATCACTCTTATctcgtacacagacacacacacactcacccatgcatgcacacaaactcatGCCCATGCAATAGCATATTTGCACAGTAGGTTTTTTACCTGCTGCAGTCTTTTAATATCTCTCTAACTTAACAGTAAATAGgaaacacatcaacacatagacacatactgGAATATATCTCCTAGACATAATGCGCAACCAAATGATATTTCTGTTCATCATTCTGCTGGATGCATCAGGTAAGTGCTTTGacaatattttacatcatttacaaaaacatttttgttgtAAGCAAATTTGTACCCAGTTCCACTGGCATGAAACATATTCTGAATTAAGGGTTCAAGACTCCACACTTCATATTAAGGATGACTTATTATGTTCAGGGTTTATGCAGATACTTTTTTCCCCAAGTAGACTAACCTAATTATTAAGGCATAGCAATAATTAACAATGATTAATTTAAATATGAATGATACAGACACGAAATGCAGCATTTAGCTAAGTTTACTGGCTTTTTAATGTTTTACATATGGCTAGTTCACATTTTTACCATTTGCATATAGCGTTTGTTAGTGGATGCATTGTTTTTAGCTGAAAGAGCAGAGCGTTTAATAATGATTATATAACTTAACTTAACCTAACTTAACTAATAATGATTATTTCACAAACTTAACtgtgctctttctctttgttttgCATATGAGTGTTTTTTGTccctttgtttatttttaatgaaGTTCTTCCCCGCCATCTGGGTTTGAAAAGAGGAAGTTACTCAGGGAAGACATGTGTAGCTATTTTTACAACAGCACTCAGAGTGAGTTAAGATAAAGACTTTACATGTTCAGGTCAAATAATAAGAATTTGTAGATGCTGAGAGATTTGTGGAtgttctacacaaacacacacacacacacacacacacaaacgtacagaCACATGTGAATGATTGATTGTCATTACTATTATTATATGAAACTATTATTATAAGTAAAATGCTCTTATTAATTAAACCAATCACTTAAGTGAAGAGTTAAAAATAACACATGTGCTGCTGAAGTTGCTCAGggaaaacacattttgtgtcaatttcaacAATACAtacaattgctgtgttgaaattgacacaaaatgtgttttctctGAGCTCACTCAGCAGATGTGTCATTTTTAACACATCACTTTTTAGGACACTTCATGTAAGACCTATGTGGCTTTGGAGCATGTATAAGCAATGTGTATGCTGTATACACAGTAAAATCACTGGTGTAAGAATTTAAGTGTTTAGTTTGAAGGAGATAACAAGCTCTACATACTCAACCATATTCAGAAAAGTTTCACCACTTAACCAAATGGGAAGCTCAGAATAGTGTTAAAATCAACTCGGAAAAAGAGTTAACCGAACACTGTTGTTTTCATTGTCCCTGCTCCCAGCGAGCCTGCAGCTCTACCAGTGGCCGCGGTTTGTGGGTGTGAAATCGGGCCACAGAGTGACGCTCAGCTGTAGAAGCTATACCAGTGGCAGCTTAACGGCTGTGGAATGGCTGAAGGCCCCGGTGCCCGGAGGCAAGGCAGACAAGGCCCAACCGTTAGAGGAGGGCGAGAGGGTGAGCTTTGGCCAGAGCACTGGCTGGATGACCCTGAGCAAGCTGGAGCCCGAAGACAGTGGCGTCTACTTCTGCCGCGTCAATGGCATCACTGGGCCTGGCAGCGAGGTTCAGGTCCACCGTAAGTGATCTTTGGCCTTGACCAGAGATGTGTTCTGAAGCCCTGTGCTAGCTttagacggtgtgtgtgtgtgtgtgtgtgtgtgtgtgtgtgtgtgtgtgtgtgtgtgtgtgtgtgtgtgtgtgtggtttgtattgcctctacctgtgcacttaacagTAACAGTGATCACACTAATATtgctgatctacctggctgaagagttgTGGATCGAATGTGCTATGATTTACAGCTAGGTGGAAAACGAAAGTACCAGGCCTGCTACACATTTGTTCCAGCCATTCACTAAACCAGCTGAATTGAACACAACTTCTCAGCTGCAGGAATCAACTAATTGGTGAAATCACCAGAGTTAATAGtacaggtagaaccaatacatggtagAACTTATATAAACTTATACTTTATAtaagtgaagagtgacaggaatcAAGTGGAAAAGAGAGATCAGGAGTTCAGGAAATTTGATCTGAAGTCACTCCATTGTAAAGTCTCTATTCTCGAACCGAAGAGGTGTTCAGGCAAATCAAATAGTTTGGGCGGGATTTATATGACGGACAGATAAGCAACACTGCCTAGTCATTTTTACCATCTGAGCGTGCATGAGTTGATTCTGTTGACAGCAAAAAGGCTGTTGCTAGAGCTAGATGTTTACATTTCACTCTACAGAGCTCTCTACATTTCACTATCACGTCTGTTGTACAAGAGCGCAAAAAGTTGGCTGCCCCCTACAGGATGCTCATTGTTTtgctgctctgattggttaggtctatccaattgtgtgcagaggcattttttcATGCCCCATAATCAAATCCAAATGGACTGAcgtcagactcaaattctgaatagaattCCACACCAGGctaacaacacattttttatggctattgggggagggtggggggcacTTATCTGAATATTGGACCCCCCAAGAACTACAAGAACAAAGGAAGAGCTATCCGCACACTGTCTTACATGCTTAAGTTTTAATGTTttgaccactcaggtcttcgtcaggtacTATATTGTAACTACAGCCTTGCGTTTCAGCAATGGATCTGCTCATTCACCAGCCATTTATTAATTGGGGACAGTAATGCATTGTGGTCTCTTCATTTATGTTACCATGGTGCTTTGTTGCACTATCCACCTTTTCCTTCAATTGCTAACGTTAATTAACAGTGGACCATGTAGAAgactgatatgtgtgtgtctgtatgtgcgttTCTGCACTTTATCCAGCGAACttgctgtgtgatgtgtgtgtctggcccaGGGCCCAGGAACTTGGACACGACCATTAGGAGAAGCAACATGAAGGACGTGGTCATCTTCCTCCAGGCCTTCCTGCTGGGTTTATTCCTACTGATCCCTCACCTCTGCTACAAACAAAaggtaacaacacacacacagacacacacacatttgtgaacaaacatacacacacacacacacacacacacacacagagggatacagacacagatactcacacacacacacacacacacacacacacagaaggacacaaacagatactcacacacacacacacacacacacacacacacacacacacacacacacacacacacacacacacacacacctccaggccTTTCTGCTGGGCTTATTCCTAATGATCCCTCACCTCTGCTACaagcaaggggtaacaacaacgcacacacacacacacacacacacacacacacacacacacacacacacacacacacacttcttggtttgtttatattattttttgttttttggg from Alosa sapidissima isolate fAloSap1 chromosome 24, fAloSap1.pri, whole genome shotgun sequence encodes:
- the cd79b gene encoding B-cell antigen receptor complex-associated protein beta chain isoform X1; protein product: MRNQMIFLFIILLDASASLQLYQWPRFVGVKSGHRVTLSCRSYTSGSLTAVEWLKAPVPGGKADKAQPLEEGERVSFGQSTGWMTLSKLEPEDSGVYFCRVNGITGPGSEVQVHRPRNLDTTIRRSNMKDVVIFLQAFLLGLFLLIPHLCYKQKPEKEETIYEVPDEDHTYEGLDIEQCGLYEDIPAFSQPSANSDADEPCDMESPDQE
- the cd79b gene encoding B-cell antigen receptor complex-associated protein beta chain isoform X2, which translates into the protein MCSYFYNSTQTSLQLYQWPRFVGVKSGHRVTLSCRSYTSGSLTAVEWLKAPVPGGKADKAQPLEEGERVSFGQSTGWMTLSKLEPEDSGVYFCRVNGITGPGSEVQVHRPRNLDTTIRRSNMKDVVIFLQAFLLGLFLLIPHLCYKQKPEKEETIYEVPDEDHTYEGLDIEQCGLYEDIPAFSQPSANSDADEPCDMESPDQE